The Larimichthys crocea isolate SSNF chromosome XI, L_crocea_2.0, whole genome shotgun sequence genome has a segment encoding these proteins:
- the il20ra gene encoding interleukin-20 receptor subunit alpha, giving the protein MWTVFILLNLCAFLHCTVSSSRPPSPIDVSFHSMNLRNILQWRPENGTASDIHFTVEYAIYGDRVKGSNGTRAHWRAMQHCTEIMRRWCDLSNETWDIENSYYARVRAVSRKASSKWAVTRRFDPKSDTSFGPPLVSVETDNNSANIILKGPMRYQPNNHTPEISMAALYPQMMYNLSIHNSQRSYTSHFLVISGPYKYRLMEYDTEYCFSAQAKFLSMPVQCQSSAWQCITTPPDPVVDELKRVVVGVVVPTVCMCMLAVVGYLLYHYLMGKGQKSPYILNPPSFNPPPLTFPPENLNLILITVIQPSDIENSISDSKQQKHSHTADPPPGYSPQRSEPPPEPEEPLDDESIDYGFVGAAPKIIAKERRCDGGEDGNNLKGKHQKDEAKESYKKKEWRVEDGIYPPQAKPHLMHRTTHTCSQTHMPMHTQTEMSTLIQAQVFSDHLTQTQAPLLSFQEAPEVDRESPGLFIDGGMEEESKSESVPLLSAYASQNINTTHADQSDFLLDDYGVLRLATAQEIENDDGDEEEEGTVCIDWDPHTRKLVMPEVAMEFTTEEGGLDGLMQREKGWENRVGGEEEVSATKGELTLENVYVRQASEEEAEAQRERERGRERDRVGGWEVDDILTKWNLVISMDQ; this is encoded by the exons ATGTGGACAGTGTTCATTCTTCTCAACCTTTGTGCCTTTCTGCACTGCACAG tcTCCTCCTCTCGTCCTCCCAGCCCCATCGATGTCAGCTTCCACTCCATGAATCTGAGGAATATTCTGCAATGGCGTCCAGAAAATGGCACAGCGAGTGACATACACTTTACTGTGGAGTATGCCAT CTACGGGGACCGTGTTAAGGGCAGCAATGGAACCCGGGCACACTGGAGGGCGATGCAGCATTGTACAGAAATAATGCGGAGATGGTGCGATCTGAGCAATGAGACATGGGATATAGAAAATAGTTACTATGCCAGGGTTCGTGCTGTAAGCAGGAAAGCATCCTCCAAATGGGCCGTGACACGGAGATTCGATCCAAAGTCGGACA CTAGTTTTGGCCCTCCATTGGTTTCCGTggaaacagacaacaacagtgCCAACATCATTTTGAAAGGACCAATGAGATATCAGCCTAACAACCATACCCCAGAGATTTCCATGGCAGCGCTCTACCCCCAGATGATGTACAACCTCTCCATCCACAACAGCCAACGCAGCTACACg aGCCATTTCCTAGTGATCTCCGGTCCGTACAAGTATCGCCTGATGGAGTATGATACAGAGTACTGCTTCTCTGCCCAGGCAAAGTTCCTCTCCATGCCTGTTCAGTGTCAGTCCTCAGCATGGCAGTGCATAACAACACCTCCAG ACCCTGTGGTTGACGAGCTGAAGAGGGTGGTTGTGGGTGTTGTTGTTccaactgtgtgcatgtgtatgctGGCAGTGGTTGGCTACCTTCTTTATCACTACCTGATGGGGAAAGGGCAAAAGAGCCCATATATACTg AACCCACCTTCTTTTAATCCACCCCCTCTGACATTTCCTCCTGAGAATCTCAACCTCATCCTCATCACCGTCATCCAGCCGTCAGACATCGAGAACAGCATATCAGACTCCAAGCagcaaaaacactcacacactgcagatCCACCACCAGGATACTCCCCCCAGAGGTCTGAACCCCCTCCAGAGCCTGAGGAACCCTTGGATGATGAGTCCATTGACTATGGGTTTGTTGGTGCAGCTCCTAAAATCATTGCAAAAGAGAGGAGGTGTGACGGTGGGGAAGATGGGAATAATCTGAAAGGTAAACACCAGAAAGACGAAGCAAAGGAAAGTTACAAGAAGAAAGAGTGGAGAGTTGAAGATGGAATTTACCCTCCTCAGGCTAAGCCTCACCTCATGCACAGGACAACCCACACATGCTCCCAAACACACATGCcgatgcacacacagacagagatgagcACACTTATACAGGCGCAGGTGTTTTCAGATCACTTGACCCAAACTCAGGCACCATTACTGTCTTTTCAAGAAGCACCAGAGGTGGATAGGGAGTCTCCTGGTTTATTCATAGATGGAGGTATGGAGGAAGAAAGCAAGAGTGAGAGCGTTCCCCTTCTTTCTGCCTATGCCTCTCAGAACATCAACACCACCCacgctgaccaatcagatttcTTACTAGATGACTATGGTGTTCTGAGACTGGCTACAGCACAGGAAATAGagaatgatgatggtgacgaggaggaggagggaactGTTTGTATTGACTGGGACCCTCATACCAGGAAGCTAGTGATGCCAGAGGTAGCGATGGAGTTCActacagaggagggagggttgGATGGGttgatgcagagagagaaagggtggGAGAACagagtgggaggagaggaggaggtgagcgCGACAAAGGGTGAGCTGACACTGGAAAATGTGTATGTTAGACAAGCATctgaagaggaggcagaggcgcagagagagagggagagaggcagggagagagacagggtgGGAGGGTGGGAAGTAGATGATATTTTAACCAAATGGAACCTGGTAATCTCGATGGACCAGTAG